The following is a genomic window from Neodiprion virginianus isolate iyNeoVirg1 chromosome 1, iyNeoVirg1.1, whole genome shotgun sequence.
CACCGGAATCAATTACCAGGGTAGAATCCGTGCCGAGTGTTAAACTGGTAGCAACGGCTGGTTCATAGTGTGGCAAGGCGGCGTGAGGTCCGTAGCCTGCTATCGTAGGGAAGGATATACCCACGGCATTTTCCTGTTCCATACGTACTGCTTTAGCGAATCTAGACACCTGAAGCTCGTCCCAGCCCTTGGTGCCTAGCTCAAGTTGCTCCTCGATGTAGGAAAGGATTTCGCACATTGCGATTCCATCTCTAATATGAGCTTGTTCCATGCCTCGTATTTCCACaggattttttaccgcacGCATTGCGATTATTGGTGACGGTTTTATCAGCCGTATAGATTGCGGGATCTGTGTCGATGttatcgataaaaatatttataagcACATGATTAATTGTACACTTATGGGGACTGAGACTGAGTcagattttcaattctttgtAAGTACTTGCAGAGATTGTTTTATGATGTTTTATTCAAACCGCAGTGACTGtgtgagaaatatttttcattcccgaTTTTAACACTAccaattttttcccaatgTTATCATTCAAAAATTCGATGTCCAACGATAATTAGGCACAGTCTAAGATATGTTATTGGTACTATATAATTATCTTCAATATAGGTTCAATTTTTCCGATGGTTTGTAAGTTGACCTATTTCACTGGGTTTCCTCTGGCAGAAATGAGTTTCAACAATTTAATATGCCTCTTGGAACTCCAACttttatatattattcttACAATTATCTTTTCCCACCAATATCAATACTCACGGATATGAAAATCTCTTGGGAAGCACCCCTTGCGTAGCCGCACTGGGCAGGTAACCAGACACTCTTCCAAGCCTGTGCCATGGTCCTCAGATCGTACCAGATAGACGTATAATTGTGAACTCTAAGGTCAGATATAAACAGTTATACGTTTGAGAAACCGTAGTGTCTCCATATCGTACCTACTGTCgagattttgtttttcatctaAATAATTACTGTAACGTTCAGCCAGTTTAAAATTTCACGTAGACTACAATCGATAAAATTCTATTTCCATTTAGATCAAAATACGTAAGAATcacaaaaaatcattaaaagcCGTCAAGTAATAGATCGAAGGCCTGTATCCGGATTATTTATACATCGCTAAATCGGTGGCTTACATATATTTGTGAGAACTTACTTGACGCAGTCGGCATGAAAGCAAGCGTCAGTTTTCAGATGTATGCGGACAGATCTGTGCAGTTTTTGTTCAGGAGCGTACAAATGAATAGCACCATCGGTGATGAGGGCATATGACCGTAAGACTGGGGTATAAGGGATGTCATTGCCACGAATGTTGAATAGCCAGGCAATTTCGTCAAGGGCGGTCAGGACCAGAGCATTTGCACCCACAAGTTCCATTTCCCTCCTAACTTCACGAATCTTTTCCTGCCACGGTCGACCCGCATATTTATCTTCCAGAACGGTAGCAGGATCGGCATTATACGGCGGTCGATCCGTTTGCCAGATTGCATCTATCAGGTTATTGTGAACTGCGACTAATTTGACCGATGTGTTTACTGTGGAATGAGATTTTATTGTACAGATTTGCCAGGAACATTAATAACACTGATTTAGAATATTTCAATGTTGTTTAAATGGTATAATTGCAAGTAATTCGGCGAAGAGCCGTTCAAAAATAACGTAAGCTTTTTAGGAAGTGGGGAGGGTCAAAATTTTGTATGGAGCTCTATATGGCGTAGAGGGAAGATTGGACAATTCCTTAcgtaattttctcaaatctcGTTAAATACAATATAGCATCTTTGTCAGTTTTCtgaacaggtttttttttttagatgctatgaaaatagtaattaataaatattgtaattactGGCTACTTTTATAACAtctgtttgagaaaaaatgaaattagaaattaattttgtaaatgGTCTTGGAGactaatttaaatttatacccATGTAAACaagattcaataaaattactgttaacctttatttttataatatttatttattgtaacaacAAGGCTGCCATTTAATTGATTATACTTCATACCCATATCTATGAATAACAGAACAATAATTAGTATTCGTTTTTTAGTCAATCAACCAATACAAAGTCATTGGTAATGTTTCTTATTTGAACATTACGAACGGTACAAGTAATTGGACGTACAATCGAATTAGCACGGAAACCgagatgaatattttttataaaaaatcattacagCTCAACTGCATAACTCtatatgaattttcaatagcAACTTACACAGGTCGTATTCCCAATTTTCCCACGTAAATGCTGGGATCAGAGCAGGGTCCGCTCCAATTCGCGTTTCATTCTCTTTGGATTGAAACTCGTGCAACAGCCACTGGGACAGCGTGGGGACCTTCGTAAATTTCCATTAGTACTTCACTTTTTCCATTGCATAAAATCATTTCCTTTGCAATATGTTGActcgatgaattttcaaagaaaatgttTAGGAAATCAGGATAGTATTTGTTCTGCTAACCGTGGTTCGTATGGATATTTGGCTCAAGTATCACTTATATTAGCCTCAACCTGGCTCATATTATATTCCCAACCTTCTCTGAATCATAAGATTAGTTACGTTTGACAAATATGTAGAAGACCACTCAGAATACTCATTCTCCCATTCCTGTTGCACGTAGTGCTTCAGGTGAACGATCATCGATGACCGATTGCACGGACTGGCCGTACAACAGATCGTTCTCACGCTCAGAGAGAAGAGTTCTTACTCCTCATCGTGGCTGCATCAACTCCACTGTTGAGTAGAGAGATTGTGAAGATATACTACAGAAATGATCCTGTGAAGTATGATCTTGTCTAAGTGAGGTCCggatttaaaatatatttctgtgCGGAATTATATTTAACGCGAGAATCTGCTAACCTAGAAGCCATCTAGCGGCGATACTAAAAAGTTCAAGTCAAGTTTGTGTCATGCTCAGTCATGCTTTCCTCATGAGTCATGTTACAGTAACAAAGAagtttcaagtatttttccgGTCGACAAGTTACCGTTTCATCTCTTACCGACTCACATCGAAACTTGCCGAGTATTAGGAGGGGTTCCAAACGTTAGCATCACGCAGTGAATTAAGAGACTTGTATTGCACAATCACTCTAGAGTACGGCTTTACCGACCGCGTAAAGAATCACTTATTTTTACTATTACTAAAGTCTACATGTTACTGACTCGAGAAAATCGCAATTAGCACAATTTGACATGCAATaccgaggaaaaaaaatattttctttcaggTAACAATAATGCCTAAAGATATATTTCTGTAATTGAATTACAATTAGttgtacaaatatatattctGGCGTTGTTGTCACGTAAGAATtaaagtttttgaatttttgtactCGGTATTAGACGTAACATTACGGGACATGCagatttttttgtctcagTGATGCTTAGGCTCTCATGATAGTGAAAATAAGTGACAACTCACACGGTTGATAAGGACTGACTGTAGCATCTTAAAGTAGAGAAAAgtataatttcattcatttgaataaaaatgaaattagcaatttatgatttttggACAATTGAATCTATGTAATCGCAATGCCAATATTGTAGGATTCAAATATCACAGAGAACTTGGGACCTACCTAACAAATATTGTAAGAATAATGTTTTCCCCCATATTGTGAACCTCAAATTCTCAGACGTTATATCACGTCCAATATTGTTATGAAATTAAGAATAACTTTCATATCGAATATTCGATATACAGTTTTCCATGTCCTGAAATTTAGCCGGACCCTTGACTTTTACgtgtgtacatgtattataaaaagaaatatatagtTGTAAAGTTGTTAAACTTACATTTTCATTGCCAAGTTTCATCAGGGTCCAATCGCAGCTAAGCTGCTTATCTGCCTGTATGTGATACCTTCCGTCAGTCCAGAAAACAGCTTTATCTTGAGTGACTAGAGCCTCTCCGAAACTACCGAAAAATCCCGTGATGTATTCCCTTCTTGCATCATGCGGTGCGACAGTCTCACTCTGCAGAGTAAAAAGTCCTAATTAACTACCgaattgataataattctcACGCTGAAAGTATGGACCTGCACTCTACACTCTATTCCACCAGgcgtaaatttttattcatgttaAAAGTTTTTAACAATTCTGATGTATGATGCGGTagcagaaaaatattacacTATTAAAAGCGAATTTTTTAAGTTCGACGACGTGTCTTGATTGTTCAAAATAACATGCAATAATATTCGTGATCCAGCTTCTAGGACAAGAAAGTTCTaatgaaatctgaaaaattatgttaattGTACACTCCATGTTATCCTGTAAATATTATTGCTGATTACTGCAACCTACAAGTTTCAGTCTTGcgagaatattaaaaaatgaatatgaataagCGATAATTAGGTACGATATTCTAAAAATCAAGAGAGTCTTTGATAAGTCGATACCTTTCTTACACGAGCTATTATTCAGCTATTTAAAACTATCACGTCATAATTGTCATCTATAATTACTATTAACCACAGTCCTACTTCTTTTTAGCCCCTGAAATTTCTGCTTTCGTTGCgttaattgtattttttatcgtcCCGAGTACAATCCCGTGAAAGTATGTCCACATAGAGTGTGAAGAAATTGATTCTAATGTTTCTAAAAATCTACCCaaatttgtcgaaaaaaaacaaagcagTAAGTCTTagatttttacgattttttggGCTAAAATCAGTCTGTCTTGAAATCGATTCGTAGGACTCTCAGGAAtacgaaacaaagaaaacctTCAGAACTTCCTCAGCTAGAGAGCTGCAAAGATAAGacgaaattttctcaattgtCGGCAGCAACTTTGATCGACTGTTACTAGCGATTTCAGATCATACACAATATTTCTCTCTGGTAAAAGTACGCGCGATTAGCGTCTAAATCATTTGGTTCTaacgtttttaaaattgtacaaaatttagGGAATAAAATACGAAGAGGATAGCTTTTATGCAATTCTTGCGGAAATAAACGTTTCATCTCAGAATAGATTTTTACCAGCTGGTTCATACTAATTGAACCGTCTGTAGAATAGGATTGGTATTTTCAGACATCATTCCATATTTTTTCGTTGTGCTGTGTAAAAAGTAGGTTATTCAAAATGTTGTCTTACTCGACCAGCAGCGTCCACTGTTATAGATTTTCATGGTCATTCAGCAACACGCTAATCCAAGACTAGAGACTTGACATTTTCCTAAACCCAAGTTTCAAaacctaattttttatttggttATACTTTGTTCTGAGAAAGAGCTCCAATTTCTAAATATCATTCGAAGTATCGTATACGTAATTCATTTGCATATTGCATCGTAATGATACACTGTTTTCGATATTAATATCATAAGAAATGATATTATTAACTGGGACAATTAAGAcagtaaatttcatttcagaaTTATATCTTCTAATCAGTAActttaaatgggaaattgaattatttggtaTCAAATTGCAAGATCGACGCAATGGAAtttacatataaaaaaaaaaaaaacaagagtATAGCTGTATGTTATCTGGAgtaaaaattccaaatatCTGGTATAATGGGAAATTCTGAAATGaatttgtgattgaaaaaacaaatagaatATCCGCATTAAATCAAATATCGTCAactatgtataaaataaaaaacgaaccAAATCAAAcgacaataaataaataactcaAAAATCTATACTAAACAGGAATGGCTACAAGGATGGGTTGGCATGCTGTTACGTTGGAACGAGCGGTATCACCGAAAACacacttttaaaaataactGGGTTCACGTATCGGTAAAATAAAACTGGTAAACGAACACTGGTAAaacagatatatatattatgaatCAACGGggattttgacaaaaatatacCTCCGAAGGGCCGAGACGGCCTTGATTGAACGACGTCACGGTCTGAAAATGGAAGCATCTTTGTCAGTGTAATCTGTGAAACATAAAACTTAGGTGCTGTAGAAAAATTGTGGTATCCTATCagatttatatattattgtactCTTCGGAATTCATGTCAGTACCGGTAGTTGGTTCAACTAACAGATAGATATCAGTTAAAATCAATCGAATCTTAGACGTGTTGGAACTGGAATTTGCATTCTTCGGATAACTACTTATATGAGTGAACCAACAGGATTTTATTGCTACGTGTGAATTTCAGACGAAAATTGTGAGATATTGATCAgaaacaagaatttttcagAGACAGCAAGAACTAAGTAtaagaatttgtaaaattacGCAAAAAATATcggacaaaaattgaaagtatctATACCGGGCCTAAACGTGGAAACAAGCCGTTTTGACGCTTAAAGATATGCATCAGGAGTTACAATTTTCCATCTCACGAACGAAATTGTAACGTCCAGTTGCTTATCTGTAGGCGCCGAGGTGGTTTGTTTCCACATTTGGGCCCGGTATAACTCCTACTGATACTTTTAAAGTACGGCGGTACGAAATATAcggaaaaatatcgaaatttgatGGAGCATCATACAAAATTCGAAGATGATATGGCATATTGTAAAGACACGGCGGAAAAAAAGCGGAGAGGTTGGCTAATTTGCACTGAAGAATCTTACAAGAAACATCGGTTAAATGTTTAGATGAAATgcgtataattaatttacatgAAATACACAGTGATGTTCATTAATCCCTTAGGCTTCCGgttaacttgttttcggtccgaaacaaaatacGAGCTCGATTTTGTACACAAAGGGTACGGATTATTTGAGTCAAGTGATAATCGTTTCATTCTACTAAATGTTGTGGTCAAATACGGCGAACGCGATacttatttaattaaataaaatacttttgaCGGACGAAATACTTGTGGCAACTTAATGTAGAATTGAAGGAAGTCTTTGAATGATCATgctatcaatttattcaagataacACGGCGTGAGTTCCTTGCGATAATgtgaattttgtataaaaaaaatgtgtgttgaattcattaaaaatttgattgaacgCACCTcgagcgttttttttttttttaatatgaaaTTGCTCTATTAAAGCAAATTAAGCTTGTTCCGATTTATGTTTTTCTGAGTCAAGAATTCAATGGTTCAAACAAGTAATTAAACTTGTTGTTAGAAAAATCTTTTGCATTGATTGAATATTGGAGTCATTCAAGCGCACAATACAAATTCTTTCGAATCATATCATTTGTAAATCTGTTGACTGGAAATTTTGCAGAATTCATCCGATATTTAATGGATCTACCTCGAATACTTATcgttgtatgtatatattcttTGCTTGTTTCAAAGCCTGCGGTGTTTCTTTTACCTCGTAAACAAATTAGTGCAACTGATTCGATCGGTTACGCCGAACAAGCTCTGGTTAGATCAACAAACTATGTCATTCaatgaatgtaaatttttttctagccAGATTCGTACTTGTTTTATTTGAAGTACCCAATTATTTCTGTCAACGAACATGCGACTTGGAGTAACAATACATAAGCTTCAAATAAAATGATGATTGAATCAAGAAATTCGCTCAACTAATCCATTTTGACAAACCAACtaaatcgaaattgttgaattgaagtaatcgtaattgtaaaaaataaggTATACTAGATTGAAGTGAAgtgaatttcaacaaaatctaTGTTCTTGATTCAAGAATTCCTTTCCCTATATAGGTTTACAAATTATGTGATAGTAACTGGGGATGTAGCCGACGTGAGAGATTTAAAGTCATTGgcacataattcgtatacatataatcggTCTCGCATTTGGTTtcggacgaaaaaaaaaagttagtcGGAAGCCCAAGGCGTTAATAAACATTACTGTAGACAAATTTGTAGAGTGAATTCTCATTGGgcgtatgtacatacatacagtGTATAAAATGCATTATTCACCTGATGAGCATCGTCCGAAGTAACAATGTAACCGTCAAGAGCAGGTCCTTGGACGCTCGTGATCCGGCTCATTTCCAGCCTCAACCGGCTAAGATTAATGGAGGTGTCGACTCTGTCGACAGGCTGATTTCCCTGGTGAGCACTAGCGGGGCAGTTGGATCTCGGGGATCCCTTGTAGTCCAGGGTATCGTCGGCGACATCTCGTATATTGCGCGTCCGCGCTGCAGCGGCCATTCCTGCGAATTGCGAAAATTCACGACTAATGCAAAATGCAAAATATTCGCAggaattggagaaaaaatgaaataagtggtcaaaaaaattcacctcTTCCAGTTGGAGGCGCCGGGTATCGATCCCGGTACCTCTCGCATGCTAAGCGAGCGCTCTACCATCTGAGCTACGCCCCCGGTGTATATAAAGGGAATAGAGTTTTAATCAAACTCGTATTGAACTAAACACGATCTATTTCGGTCTCTCACTTGTACGCTTGGTGCTTCTTTGGTAATAGGAAAACATATTGAGACCGATGGGTCTTTCTTGAGGAAATTTAGCATGTATCAGTAAACATTTTTAGATTGGTGTATATGTGATAGTAGAGATTCAGATAAACCGGTGAATGCGTGACGTGGATTCAagtacatataattatttcagcAGGCTAAATCACAAGCGAATCAATCAATTTCCAATTTCGTCCTCGAAAAAGAAAGACatattgaattataatataataatttggtAAATACTCAATGTACGACTATGTTGAAGtggaattaataaaaattatcaactttTGCCCAGCCAACCTGCTTAAGCGAGTTCACAAGTAATTCTACGTACAATTCTCTATACAATTATGATTCAACGTAATTTCTACGCACTTCTGTGACTTGcaattgaatcaattttctcaccagtaaaatatatatatatataagaattttaaattttctcatcaagTTTAACTCAGTCGCAACGAGTTGATATTTCATTTCCATTTAATGCGTTTGTGGCTAATGCTTCTAACTAGAgccaaaattcaaaatgacaGTGGTAGCATATTGCATTTGAAAGCAATATAATTCAGTGTCGAACGTATTCCCAGGAGTATTCCTCGATCAGGAAACTACGTTGATCGCACCGTTTCTTAACACGCTACTCCGAACTCTGGTCTCCTGCTGAAAATCAAAAGCCACTACTGGTGGAGCCGAGAGTCCGCTCCCCGTTGTAATTTGTATCACACCTAATACGACAGTTGCCTTACTTCCGGTTAAAGTGACATCGACACCGTAAACTACCAACATCGCTGTTCAGGCATACATATACGgcgtgtatacatattataaaaataaaaaaccgaaAGGTTTCCAAATTGAATTATCACTGACAATTGGTCTCGTTTTTCACTGGCCACGGTAATGTGTACCTGACAACGAAGTCACGGTAGTTCATCAGTTACGGAAGGAGAACTTACGATCAGTTACAAAATAATACTTCCGGTGTACGTATAATTCATTTCAGGTATAACTAATTTGACGCGAGTTCTTATACACATGATTATGCATATCATGCCTAAAGACCGCGGGACCTtggtaaaattaaatttattgtatgaGCATAATGTAATGCCAAGTAATTTAATgtaattgcaaaaattacgGGGGAAATCGCAGTGCTTACAATTCATAGTTTCCTCTCTGGCTTAATAATAGATAACACATTAATCTCGCGTGCAATGTTCACAGACACGTCACACGCCGTAATTGTTACGTCATTGCACCGTGTGTCAATGTCATGAAATTATCGTCTGACGTTTTACAGTTCGTTAGGgattttgattgattttcgTAAGCCAATGGGCAAAGCGAAAACTACCTGATCGAAATACTAATCCGTTTCGTAAAGTTGATAATCACAATGCAATCCGTAATTAGTCAACGCAAATTGGCAGGCAGTGGCTGCTgtgcaatttttgaaaaatgaagtatGGATAAAGCATCGCGTGTTGTCTCTTTCATCTGTTCAAGCgacggtgtaaaaaaatacaccgACAGGGCTCTGATTCGAACCCGAAAGTGCTGTCTAGGATCTGTGAACACAATATATTGCGTAACGTCCGGTGGGCGATAAACGCGATCGGGGGGAAGAGCGGATATAAAAGGCGAAAAATCTCTGTACCACCTGATGGATATCCGTATTAAGCGAGAGATGATGTCCGCGCAAATAATTTGCTTCGCTTGTGTTTTGCTCATTCCGGCGGTGATTTTGGCCGTTGAGGAAGTTGAGCTGGAAATAGGGCAGGGAAAGTTGAAGGGGATCAAGTCCAAAACGCTACTTGATCAAAAACCACTTTACATGTTCACCGGGATTCCATATGCTAAATCTATCCAAGGACCAAACAAATTTAAGGTACTGTAAAAGTTTCTTCGTTATACATTCTGTGAATGATTAATTAAAAGCAGTGTAGCCACTGTACTCGTGTTCTAttgacgttaaaaaaaaaaaaaagaaaagaatattaaTCGAAGCAACCCGCATTCCCCAAGGTCGCCGAACCGCCGGAATCCTGGTCCGGGGTTTACGATGCGACCCATCAAGGATCCGGTTGTGTGTCCTACTGCATGATGCGGCATAAGGTGGTCGGAGAAGACGACTGCTTATTCTTAAACGTTTACACTCCAGAGCCGAATAAGGATGCCAGAAAAGCAGTTATGGTCTTCTTCCATGGTGGTGGCTTCAATATGGGCTCAGCAGAGACGGACTTTTACGGTCCATACTTCATTGTTGAAGAGGACGTTGTTCTGGTCACTGTCAACTCTAGACTAGGAGTGTTCGGTTAGTTTCTCAAGTGTAGTTATCTCGAGTTACGACCAGAGGTTACGCTGCGCGTTAAAAAGCTGCGTTCTGAGTTTACCCCCACAGAAATAATGAAGACGtggtaaatttaattttcatgaGAACCAGCGCTTATATACTTGATAATTATGTCTTTTTTCGTTCTTATCAAGTGCAAGTTACGAGCTAAAACACAAAGAGTGTTCGTTATCCATGCCTGTAACGTGATGATTATGTCAAAGTTTTCGATTAGCATAAAGTCTAATCAGGCTCTTTTTCATCATCATACCAAAGGGTTTCTGAGCACCGAGGATTCCGCTGCTCCAGGCAACTTGGGACTCAAGGATCAAAATGTCGCGTTGAAGTGGGTGCAGGAAAACATTCAGTACTTCGGAGGGTGTCCTCACAGGGTGACGATCTTTGGTCAGAGTTCTGGTGGTGCTTCTGTCCAGTATCATATGATGTCACCGATGTCCGCTGGTAGTGTAATAAGTCTCGATTTTTGTGATCACTTCCTAACCCAAGCAACGCTAATCCTAcctgcactgagagaaattttcaattccagtTACCggtcagtccttaactattttcatttttcaccacaatcgaaaaatatagttctaggtagaaaataaaaattagttttctagctgttgccagaaagtctagtatccgttactattctttctcattacgatcaccgttactatatcttcttgtaactgttgcgaaaatttaatgctcgtgcaacaataaattgatgttaaagccttatttaactaaaaaagtatagtaaaccgaacaaactgattttccGTTGccattaccaaaaaaggatcgacaatagcgcaaaatggttacgtgtacctagtttttcgtaatcccaacaatattcaaacagtttttgtAACGTCTACCTAATTTTTCTCTGTGTGATGGTCGAATAGTcgattcatgaatttttcttgGCGCAGGACTTTTCCAGAACGCGCTTTCGCAGGGCGGTTCTGCGGTTGCTCCATGGGCCATAACGCACCACGCGAAAGAGGCTGCATTCAAGCTAGGGAAAGCTTTGGGTATCGATACTACTGATTCTGCTATTCTTCTCAAGGAACTTACTCAGTTACCAAGCTATGAAATAGTCGAGGCTGCAATGACCGTCGATCAAACTGAGGTGAGTACGTAGCAAAGTAATATTGTGAAATATGATCTGATTAACGCACGGCTGTTATTGACTCGTAATGAAGGTCGGTTCATTTCacggatttcaaaaaaaaaaaaacacttcaGGGTAAGGAAATAAGAGTTATTCTCCAATCGACCGTCGCGTCGGTTacttttctcaattttccaACACTTAGACTCTGATTGAAGAATACGTTATTCTTATTTCTTGTTCCtctgagtttttttttttttttattgcataaCGGACTTAAGGTAAAAGGATTGAGAGAAACGGGTGGACTCATTTTCATCTGAGCGAACAATGAGCTGGGTGAATCACTTCAGACTCAGCATTTCGGTTGACTCCATCATAGCGGAGAAATTAAATGATATCCTGAACCCATTGCCAGATTAAtttcgagaaaagaaatattgcTTATGGCTAGATGCTGATGTTCTCTGAAACATCATAGAGAAATAGCAGATGTATCGGTGATATAATGCGAGTCAACTTGTCATGTACGTCATGAAATGTGAGTGTTAGGTAACAGCAAAATATGTGTGTGTCACTTATTGGTGTTCCTTGTCGCGGTCCAGTTATAACGAATTAACGATCAATATTGCTGTCTGTCGCTtttgtattcaattatttaatattttagaGAGCCTTGCCAAACAGATGATTGATACCAAGTTGTCTTTGAGCTTCATGCTTCCTATGTCCGAATCGATCCACGCGAATAGTCGCTTTTGTTGACTGTTCGCCAGCATTGCTTTATCTCTTCAACTCGACAAATGAACGAGAACTTGTGGTTAAGTCCATGCTTCATAATTCATCTAATTCTAATAGCGGAGCGACACTTCGGACCTGCATTAAATCTCGTTTAAACCATTTTAGAATGCAATGAATGGTCACAACAATGCGTTTATCCCATCCGTGGAACCGGACGTTGGTCAAGAAGTTTTCCTACCTGCCGATCCGTGGGAGTTGATTATGAAAGGAAAAGTATCCGACGTACCGTACATGGCAGGATTGAATCTTAATGAGACGTTGTTTTTGAAGAGCGGTAATAGTTGTTCAAGATGGAAATATCCGTCGCTTTGTCACGATCGTTTCCGTGCCAGGGAGACTGACAATGATCGATTACTTTTCAGCGCTCATCACGTCCGCCGATATGATGAACGAACACTTCGAAAATTTCCTACCAGATGATTTGAATGTTACCGACACTGCCCAGCAAAAACAGATTGCTGAtatgatgagaaaattttatctcgACGATAAACCACTCACTAAGGACTTGCTGCGAGAATTCGGGCAGGTAATCAATGACAAAGGATTAATAATCCGTAAAGTATAGTTTCGTTGACCAACggaacaaaatttattcatctgTAACTCTTCAGATGACGATGGATGTGATGTTTACTTGCCCCGTGCAAATACCCCTTACAATAATAAACTCCCTCAAGTCTACGCCTACCTACAACTACTTGTTCATTTACGACTCATACCTTGGAATTTTTAAAGTCATGGGATTCTACGATGGTACAGAAGGCAAGTTTCAATTCCATAATTAAAATGCTTGGGAACAAGTTTGTTAATTTatcgattaaataaaatgaatcgaaCATTCGATGGTTAAAAATGTTCTTttctttaataaaatatgtatgGTTAAATACTCGTACTTAAGCCGTAGTAAATATCTG
Proteins encoded in this region:
- the LOC124302241 gene encoding cholinesterase 1-like, with the translated sequence MDIRIKREMMSAQIICFACVLLIPAVILAVEEVELEIGQGKLKGIKSKTLLDQKPLYMFTGIPYAKSIQGPNKFKVAEPPESWSGVYDATHQGSGCVSYCMMRHKVVGEDDCLFLNVYTPEPNKDARKAVMVFFHGGGFNMGSAETDFYGPYFIVEEDVVLVTVNSRLGVFGFLSTEDSAAPGNLGLKDQNVALKWVQENIQYFGGCPHRVTIFGQSSGGASVQYHMMSPMSAGLFQNALSQGGSAVAPWAITHHAKEAAFKLGKALGIDTTDSAILLKELTQLPSYEIVEAAMTVDQTENAMNGHNNAFIPSVEPDVGQEVFLPADPWELIMKGKVSDVPYMAGLNLNETLFLKSALITSADMMNEHFENFLPDDLNVTDTAQQKQIADMMRKFYLDDKPLTKDLLREFGQMTMDVMFTCPVQIPLTIINSLKSTPTYNYLFIYDSYLGIFKVMGFYDGTEGVIHGDEMGFILHNRFLNSVPQPGSDQERVTRLLTKLWANFAKTGNPTPALDEYITMNWEPMGKENNYAIIDRELTMDKNMFKERIHFWLPIYKNVIGDFAKLF